The DNA region GGTAAATATCTGAAGCTCCCAACTGATCATAGGACACCATTTTGACGAACGAAAAGAGCATAAAAAGAACTGAAATTAATGTTGGtagaaacaacaaagaaaataaacatgataTAGCTATATAGGGTCCTGAAGCTCTATAACTAAGAGAACGACCAAATTTGGATAAACAATTTCAGCATCAAAGtgaaattctttttcttttctaagtgCCAAAATAATGAACAACTACAAGAATATTAGTCACAGCCATCAGATAAACGAGATGCGGCTAACCTTATCACTTGGATAGAGAAATGTAGAAGGCTTCAAATTGTGATAATCTTTGAGGCAATTAAGTGGCTTGAAACCCAGCAATCTTAAGTGTCCAGTCGAGATTCTTTTCACTTGGGATAGTTCTTCCATTGTAAACATGACATTCTGACTAGaaaggagaacaaaaaaaaatttaagccAACTTCTGGTGGACATGAAAGAGTGGGGGCTTAAGTAGATTTTAGACTGCCAAGAGATTCACAATTTCACATTTcctgtattttaatttgctctCATAGTTTCTTCcttcaatttaattttgtaatgatATTGAAATGTAGACATAACTAACAATAAACGACCATTGCTACTATGCTTACAggaaaccagaaaaaaaaacagggtGCTATTCAGAGGCTTACTTTTTGTAAGGCTGAATCCGTTGTATAAGACCTTGCATTATGGCTCCAGTGTCCGTACAGATATATGATCTTTCCACCTGCAGACAAGCCCGCACATGAGACTATACAGCAAGGAAAGATGGatcttttaaaaaccaaaacatagaTATCAAGGACAATTCTTGGTTTACGATATTAAAAACGTGGACAGTGTTGATCTGAAAACAAAGGTGTTCACTTGTAATGAAAGCCAGAAGAACAGAAGACAAGTAAACGCACATACTTTTAATTCACTTGAAGGAGCTTGTCTGTTAGATTACCTTTACAGGAAGATTAGTAGTAGAGTCTAGCCAGGTTATGCTGCCAGGAATAGCCGGACGAAGTAAAGCATAACCATTCAATTCAATAGACAAGCCATCACAGATCATAAACGTAATTCTTTTTGCTATTCTCTTAGCAAGTACACGCTTCTTCAGTTGGTCCTTCATGTCCTCTAATCTGAAATAGAAACATTTCAGcaaaaaagagtacaacaaaCTGCGTGAATCCTATAAAGCCAAATTCATATTAAAGAGAAATTACAAAGTGGTGTTTTTAAAGTcttgaaacttctaaaaaaatCCATCACTGCTCTATCTGAGTGTAGCACTATGAAGCTATAAGCAACGGAATGAAAAAGACATATAAAGAATTTCACCAGacaaagaaatgaaagaacATACTTCTGTCCAACCGATGGCATGAACTCTGTAAGTTCATCACTGTTTAATCCAATTAAATCCTGgaaatatgttgacaaaaaatcatggaaatataaattatagataaaaatgCATATCTACGTTTTATAAGGTCAACAGAAGACGTAGATGGTTAAGAGATTAACCTTGTAGAAGAGAATTATGTTAAATTGCTTATCAGGTTGACTGAGAGGAAGAAGCTCGATTGAGATGCCAAGGTCTTGTGCATCCTTACGAAATCaccaaaaagtaataaaaagtaAACCCATTAGTCCTTCTACAGTTTGATTACCAAGAAACCAATAGATTTCATTGTAAAACATATCTATGTACGATTGGAACTAAAGTACCTTAGCTCTCTGCAACGTCGTCCTCGTCATATCCTCTTTTACAGAGATCCTCATATTCCCAAAAGGATCATCTTCATTAGTGAATAGAAACATGCGCTTATCTGCTGTCTTTGAAGATCTAAGTatgtttttgttacaaaatattaccAACACAGGGATCAGATGGCAGGCCAAATTGAATGCATATCACAAACTTGGTACCATATCAAAGTTGAATTAGATGGTTACCCTTTGCGCAGTAGTGCTTGTGCAACCCAGAGGGCACTATAAAGGGAATTCTCTCGAGAATCCGAGACGATACCAGTTTGACTGCCAATATCCTTATCAAATGATTCTACACCCAAAAGATACCGTATACATTTCCCCCTTAGAAATTTTAAGCGTACACACAAACACATACAAGTAAGACCAAGCAACAAAGTAAATAGCTCTCTTTAAGCACACTACTCCACTCTTTAATCTTTGATTCAGTCTGAGAACTACCATAGAAATCTGAGGCGCTAAAAGCTTGCTCAACTGTTGTATATGTTAATTCTAACATGTAATGCCTTTTCTTACTAAGTGATGCTAAGAAAGGGATTCGAAACTCTTGTGTTAAAACTTGTAATGATGCAAGGGTAATAAGGCACATATAATACCTTCTATGAGATCGAATTCTTTAATCAGCCTTGCAGTCGGACGGTCAATACACTCTCTTTCTGGAACATTAAAGACATAAACACCATTTAGGTCCTGAAGATTCTTCTTTTCACGctgcaaaacaacaacaagattgaaaaaaattaaaaacaaataagtgaagagccaaaaaaaagaagaaaaagaaaacaatacaacACAAATCATCGAGACACTTACAgtgttaaagaaacaaaatgcaaTCTCATCATTTGAACGATTGATAATATGAGACTTGAGTGACTGAGCAATGCAACTAACTGCAATGTGAAAATGACTTTCTTGTTTGTCCTCTTCCTCCTGCcaacaccatttttttttttttttaaacaaaacatttttaagaaagtatacaaaaacagaacattttgagaaatttttcggcgtaatcaaacataaaaattttgaattttcttaggTATACTCACAGAGTGGCAAGTAGAACTGAACATTTTGGGAGAAGCATCGATTAGATAGACTACAAATTCTTTGGAAGCCTCTTTTTCCTGTGACACGAAACATACAAACACACTCaataaacaaatccaaattagggtttcatttttttttttttttgctttgacttctatctaaaaaaaaaccctcagaagaagaagaagaagaagaagaagaagaacatgtgAAAACCTGAAAGAAGTCGTTTTCTGGGTCTTCGTCTTCATCTCTGAAAACATCATCTGGGTCCAATTCCATCTCCGAACAAGGGATCAATGAACAGACAGCGATACAGCAACTGAGTCAGTGACTAATGATGGCTGCTCCTCTGCAAAACCTCGATTTTTTTGTTCAGAATGGTTTTAGCAGAGAACAATTTTTACCTGAGTGAACCTTATTGGGCTACGATGTGAAGCTTTTTTAATGGGCTACGGATGTGAAGCTTTTTGGAATTGGCCCAAAACAAACATAGATTAAAactacattaaaataaaaatatttactgtatgatgatgatttagactttagagaaattaatttaataattcatCTTCATCATGTGTAAAATTATGTCATTGTTGCTGGAAATAATGTGATCAGTACGACAAAACTTTATAGATAAACTGACATGTGTATGTGTGTCTTAACGAAATTAATTAATGACAAATgattaaaagttaattaattattgattaAGATCATATTGAAAGATAAACATGTTGATGAGCTATTAATTGTTGCAAATGTGAGTATGTATAtgagaacatatataaactGATTGATTGATGCCAGATGGTTTAAAGAAGCTCCAATTTTTTggggtaaaaaaaaactatactaatagGTGTACATCTGTTAATGAGCCAGTGGctgaaaatatagatttttaattaaatttcataatttctCTACATaattataaccaaataaatGATAGTATAGATTCATAATGTAACAGAATCTATAGAAAATCAAATTAAGTCTggaatttcttaaattttatcCATTACAATAggtataattaattttatccCAATGTGGCTAAGATATTAGtgaaaaccaaaagcaaaaaaagatatACGTGACATACTAGATTTCATGAATCTTGTGGAAAAGGATtagtaagataaaaaaaaaaagattgaaggGTAATTAGTATAATCTAATGACATGTATACAAGGAAAAAATTAGACCACATTATTAGAGAGGGGTATATTCCACCCTCAAAAAGTGGAATCTTAGACTTCCTATAAATTTGGAGGAAGACAAGAACAATATTCTCACAGTCTCCATCTCATTCTTGACAATTTTCTGGTAATCAAAAATACTTACATTGCTTGTAAACCAGTTTTAAATCCAACTATATCAGTTTTTCATCAAACAAATAAGTGATGACCATATCAGCTATTGATCTGACCATATCACCTCTTATCAAATAAAAagtgtttatagtttttttttcaacaaaatttcTAATTATCATATAGAGTTTTTAATACTTTAAACTTCTTTTTGTCAGGATTCAAGAAATCATATGTATATGTACATTTAAAGTTGTCTTTTATTTCTACAATCTGATTTCCACactggtttttttattttcttttgcagaaaacaatgaaaacataataagttattaattaaaggaaattttgttacttttttcttttcttttttgttaaaagtgGTTCTTGTTATCTTTCTGGCGCCCTTAGATGATACTTTCTCTGTCTCTCAAAGATTAATGTTATGTGATTtatttttgtcccacaaagattgatattttactatttttagttaattaatattaaacttttgtaaatttcaaaaaataaacattaaaaaaattcaatagtcattagtttataaatatataatactttttagtaaaaaaactttattatatttaaaattaataatcattcttttttaatttgtgtgaaatccTTCAAATATCCATTTTGGAGAGACAGATGGAATATTTAATTACACGCCTTATTAACAAATCCTGACTTTGTTTGGAAACCCAAATTGTGCAGATCGTTGATTAGTTTGACAAGTGTTTGATCACTAAGTTTGAAAGAAAATGATGACTAATGATGGTGCATGTGGTCAAAGGCCAAGACTGCTTGTGGTTGCTAACCGGCTTCCCGTTTCTGCAAAGAAAACCGGGGAAAATTCTTGGTCTATGAAAATGAGTCCTGGTGGTTTAGTCAGTGGTCTTCTAGGTAAGCCATgagacatatttatatattgtatacatAAAATcacaattataaattataattttttttattggtggGAACTTGAAGGTGTGACATCTCAATTTGATACCAAATGGGTTGGATGGCCTGGAGTTGATGTGTATAATGAAGTTGAGAAAACTGCACTATCTAAATCGCTAGCTGAAATGGTACgaatttttttccaaacaatTTTATTGAAATATTAGCGATTTAGGAATCTTACGTAcgtgataaaattaaaaatatatagaaacgcGTATAGTCTCTTATATAAGAGTTATAGACTACTCTTCTCAATTTTCATtacttttgaaatattaaatatttacatgttACAAGAGTCTAGTAATTCGAAAGAAATGATGTCAATTATCATATGAAAACtcacaaatattttacaaaacatgatgtttactctgtttttgttctttctaattTGCAGAACTGCATCCCTGTGTTCCTTAATGAAGTTTTTGATCAATACTACAATGGTTATTGCAACGGTATTCTGTGGCCAATCCTTCATTACATGGGACTTCCACAAGAAGATCCTCATGAcacaaacaaaacttttgaaacACAATATGATGCGTACAAGAAAGCAAACCGAATGTTTCTTGATGCCATAGTTGAGAACTATGAAGAAGGAGATATTGTTTGGTGCCATGATTATCATCTCATGTTTCTTCCCAAATAtctcaaagaatacaacaacaacatcaaagtTGGATGGTTTCTCCATTCACCATTTCCTTCCTCAGAGGTCTACAAAACCTTGCCATCGCGATCAGAGCTTCTTCGTTCCATTCTTAGAGCTGATCTACTCGGGTAAAATTCAAACTCTGAAAAAGTCGTATATGGTTAGGAATCATTTGATTTGAGTCAGAAGagttttacaatttttctatatgttttttttagtttccacACATACGATTTTGCAAGCCATTTCATGAGTACATGTACTCGAATTCTTGGAGTTGAAGCAACATTTGAAGGAGTTGTGGATCAAGGCAGAGTCACTCGAGTAGCTGTTGTATGACTTCATATTCAAATCTTTAACATCTTAATCATACTTAGTTTCTCCAAAACTTAAATCAGTACATCATAACAATATATCTtctatttatgttttctttcgGTATTTTCAGTTCCCCATTGGAATAGATCCGGATCGGTTTATAAGAACATGTAAGCTCCCTGAAGCCACACAGCAAATTAATGAGCTTAAAGAGAGGTTTGCTGGCATAAAGGTAAAAATctgtttctaacttttttttagtttgatgcTTAGTTACAAAGAAGAGATCATTACGTAATACATTTGGGTGTTGACAGGTAATATTAGGAGTTGATCGTCTTGACACGATCAAAGGGATTCCAGAAAAGTATCTTGCATTTGAGAAatttcttgaagaaaatccGAATTGGCGCCATAAAGTAGTGCTAGTGCAAATTGCTGTGCCAACAAGAAATGATGTCCCTGAatgtaaaaacatttatattctATTATGCTTCTTAACTTAGATAACATTGATCATCAATTTTATGAGATTATGTTTTATATACAGACCGAAAGCTCAAAGACCAAGTTCATGGACTGGTAGGACGCATCAATGGTCGATTTGGTTCTGTCTCTTCTCTTCCAATTCATCATCTGGTTTGTTTGCTTTCTCTCTATGTAACTCATGTTCTCATAAGTTATATGCATTCTTTATAGTTTCTTGATAAAGTTGTCTCCTATATTCTCTGTTATATAGGACTGTTCTGTTGACTTCAGTTACTTGTGTGCACTGTACGCGGTTGCAGGTAATTAATCTCCTTCACTACATGTGGTGATCATTCTTGATATGGTTATAGTCctttttagagatatatatcaCTTCTTTGatgagtttattttcttttttttctttagatgtAATGCTTGTAACATCATTGAGAGATGGAATGAATCTTGTTAGTTATGAATTTGTTGCTTGTCAAGAGGCCAAAAAAGGAGTTCTTGTTCTCAGTGAGGTAGCAAAAATAATTGCATTTTTTATATTAGCAGTAAATTTACTAATGctttagattaaattttaaagtaactGATTCTTTGCATATAATCTATACAGTTTGCAGGTGCTGCACAGTCTCTTGGTGCTGGAGCTCTTCTTGTGAACCCTTCGAATGTTACAGAAGTTTCTTCTGCCATTAAAGAAGCCTTAATTATGCCAGCtgaagaaagggaaaaaagatATAGAGTAAACTTTCAGTATGTGTATATTCATTCTGCTAAAAAATGGGGAGATGATTTCATGAGGTAATCgaaagagtagaagaagaaaccataaCTTTTCTTGAAAACAGTAACTCTTATGCTAAGTTTTTGGTCATCTCTATGCAGTGTACTCAATGACACTATTGCTGAATCCGAGATGCAACTTAGGAAAACCCCACATGAACTTCCACAGCAAGATATGATTCAACGATATTCGCAGTCTAACAATAGACTGATAATCTTG from Camelina sativa cultivar DH55 chromosome 3, Cs, whole genome shotgun sequence includes:
- the LOC104775801 gene encoding ATP-dependent DNA helicase 2 subunit KU70-like, translated to MELDPDDVFRDEDEDPENDFFQEKEASKEFVVYLIDASPKMFSSTCHSEEEDKQESHFHIAVSCIAQSLKSHIINRSNDEIAFCFFNTREKKNLQDLNGVYVFNVPERECIDRPTARLIKEFDLIEESFDKDIGSQTGIVSDSRENSLYSALWVAQALLRKGSSKTADKRMFLFTNEDDPFGNMRISVKEDMTRTTLQRAKDAQDLGISIELLPLSQPDKQFNIILFYKDLIGLNSDELTEFMPSVGQKLEDMKDQLKKRVLAKRIAKRITFMICDGLSIELNGYALLRPAIPGSITWLDSTTNLPVKVERSYICTDTGAIMQGLIQRIQPYKNQNVMFTMEELSQVKRISTGHLRLLGFKPLNCLKDYHNLKPSTFLYPSDKEVIGSTRAFIALHRSMIQLQRFAVAFYGGTTPPRLVALVAQEEIESDGGQVEPPGMNMIYLPYANDIRDVEELHSKPGVAAPRPSDDQLKKASALMRRLELNDFSVCQFANPALQRHYAILQAIALDENELRDTRDETLPDEEGMNRPAVVKAIEQFKQSIYGDDPDEESDSGAKDKTRKRKACNADDVKYDYIELAKTGKLKDLTVVELKTYLTANNLPVGGKKEVLINRILTHIGK
- the LOC104778752 gene encoding probable alpha,alpha-trehalose-phosphate synthase [UDP-forming] 2; the encoded protein is MMTNDGACGQRPRLLVVANRLPVSAKKTGENSWSMKMSPGGLVSGLLGVTSQFDTKWVGWPGVDVYNEVEKTALSKSLAEMNCIPVFLNEVFDQYYNGYCNGILWPILHYMGLPQEDPHDTNKTFETQYDAYKKANRMFLDAIVENYEEGDIVWCHDYHLMFLPKYLKEYNNNIKVGWFLHSPFPSSEVYKTLPSRSELLRSILRADLLGFHTYDFASHFMSTCTRILGVEATFEGVVDQGRVTRVAVFPIGIDPDRFIRTCKLPEATQQINELKERFAGIKVILGVDRLDTIKGIPEKYLAFEKFLEENPNWRHKVVLVQIAVPTRNDVPEYRKLKDQVHGLVGRINGRFGSVSSLPIHHLDCSVDFSYLCALYAVADVMLVTSLRDGMNLVSYEFVACQEAKKGVLVLSEFAGAAQSLGAGALLVNPSNVTEVSSAIKEALIMPAEEREKRYRVNFQYVYIHSAKKWGDDFMSVLNDTIAESEMQLRKTPHELPQQDMIQRYSQSNNRLIILGFNGTLTAPMSSQTKEMDLKLNSELKGTLRALCNDPKTTVVVLSRSGRDILDKNFGKYNMWLAAENGRFLKRSNGEWVTNMPQNMNLDWVDSAKMLNSGEHKQETCYNTYVEDQFLMHQLMLFEETILLKSMPLVRLRGQKLVVFWEK